The Cutaneotrichosporon cavernicola HIS019 DNA, chromosome: 3 region AAGTAGGGGAGGACAGTGCCAGCGTCGGTAGCGGTGAGAGTGTCGGGCTTGGGGTCCTCGGGGGCTGTCATTAGATACAGATAAGAAATAGGGGGAGACGTACATTGAGCGGCAACGGCTTTCTTCTTGTTTCGCCAACGCCACAAGATATATGCCGCCGCTAACACGAGAATGAAACCAAGACTCCCGCCAACCGCCGCTCCAACAACTACAGACTTGGACACGCGACCTTCGTCTGGCCCAACCGGCCACAGTTCGAACGCATGGATATCAAACCAGAGATACGTCGAATCTCCACCGATACTGCCCAAATTGGTAAAGGCGACGTCGTAACTGCGTTTGGGATCGAGGGCCGCCACGTAAAATGTCGTGTTGGGCGTGTTCCACGATACCGAGGTGTAGTGGTATTCGGTCTCGATGCGTCcggggggaggaggggtgaTGTCGACTCTAAAAGTGCCGTGGTTCCATCCGCTGGTTCCGTTGACGCGGAGGAAACGGTTACCTTTCgggatggagagggagagacGGGCGTTGGATTCCCATGTCCCCATCCTCGTGTAGTTTTTGTTGGGCTGTTTAGAGTCCCAGCCCACCGCGTTTCCAGGGACCCAGTTTTGTTCGAGGACCATGGGGATGGCAGGGTTCTTCTCGGCGAAGGGGTGGGGTTCCGAGGTGTTGGTGGGGAGGGCTAGGTTGAGAATGTTGGCGTGGGCCTCTGACGAGGCAATGGCTTCGGTGCTTGGGTTAGCAAGAAAACAAAAAACAAAAACACAAACAACTCACCTCCCGTCGAGTTCCATGTACACGACCATGTGGGTTAACGCAACGTTACCCCACTGCGGCACGAGCGCCAGTGTATGGTTACCGAGCATGACCTTtgcctcgccgagcttaATGGGCACCTTGGAGTCATACTCGCCGTTAACCGACCCCGACGACTGCATGACCGTATTGTTCCAAATGTCCAGCACGGCCGCCCCGCCCTGCTCTTGGACACTTCCCGGCGCACCCCAGAACCCCCAGAACTCGATCCCCGTACCGTAGAAATTGAACTCTGCGCGCGCAGGACAGTCGCCCGCACACTTGTACCGCTCAGTAGTAGTCGAGTTTGATGCAGTCGAGTTGGAGGGGGGGGCAAACTCGTCCATCCGCACGATGCGGTAGCCAAGACCCCAGCCGACATTGTCCGTCCCGTTCACCCAGCTTGTCCATGGCGTGTCGGTGAATGTCGCGTTCCAGACGTTGCGGGCTACGCCGGGCGAGTTGGGGATGTAGGATATGCCCGAGGCGAAAGCGTCCAAGACAATGGGGTAGGGGGTTGCGATGGCCAGGCCGGCCAGGATAAGAATCGAGAGGGCCAGCATGTCTAGAGAAAGAGAACCCAGTCTAGAGCCAGGATGGACACGGCTAACTCGGTGTACGCAGAGGGAGTGGTCTACGGTGGAGTGAGATGAGAAAGAAGGGGGGAACAATGGACAATGAGCCACGCAATATATGACCGCCGCGTCACGAGTCGGGGGACGAATGCAGCGGTCAGTCTCCTTGACTGGACCTTGGAACTCCGCATAAACCGGCCGCTGGTGATGTCAAACGCAAGGTGGCTTGGGCACGATCCCACAAGCCCAGATTGGGAGACTGTGGTATGTTTCGGGGTGCGTCAAGGGACTTGTGTGTGGCGTTCAACAGCGACACAGATCTGGTACCAACCCCAGTGACACCCTAGTTGTGCGGGTGGTGCTGACATGACCGCGTCCGTGTATAGTCCCAATTGGCAAGGTGGCGCCGAAGCTGAGGAGGTGTCTGTCAGTCCAGGCGTCAGTGGACAACATTGACATTGTCAGTGGCAGATATTTCACATCATGGTGAATCGATGTTCCTTTGACCATGCATAAACTCAAATGCTGGGGTGGCGCCTTGAGTGAGATGCCATTGTAGTGGTCCTGATCAATCGGTTTCACCGCAATCTGCAATCTGCGCCAAACAAAGGCGCGAGTATACGCTCAGACTACACACTCTGACATGCCACCTTCCCAAAGCATACTCGAGAGTACTTTGACACGCCGCCTTCCCGAAGAGTGCCCGAGAAGCCCGTTGTGGCCACCACTCGGGCctactcgtcgtcaccctcgtcgtcgctgtcacGCTGCGGACCCACCACCGCTCCGtcttcgtcgtcaccgtcaccatcctcgtcgcccacgATGCGGACGATCCCGATGGAGCGGAACAAGTCCAGTACCGCATCGCGGCGTCCCTCGGCCGCAGGCTCGTGATGGCGCAGCAGGTTGGCGAGAAGCTGGATCGCGCTCACGTCCGCAAACATACTCGTCGGCCTGGGTGCTGAACGAGACAGGTTACGCTCGATGATCTGGTTCGCCTGCGACGTCAGGTTGAAGGAAGGGTCAGGGTGGCGGGTCACGGGCGCGAAGACCTGGTGTAAGTACGTTTCATCAGCCGGCCCTTGGCAGAACGTACCTTGACAGTGTTGTCAATCCCACTGACTGCGACAACAGGGAGCGTTGGGTGTTGTTCCATCACTGTAAGTCAGCGCCATATCCTAGGCAACTTGTCGGTCGGCAGGCCTTCACTCACCATTCACAATGTCGCTGTCGCCCCGCCAGATGCCGTCCAGCCGCCCAGTCTCCTTGTCCCACACGAACCAgttgccgtcgtcgcttCCTGATGCAATCTTGTCGCttgcgtcgccgaggaagtTGCCTGGTGTTAGTTCTTGATATGTCTCTTCAGCTCACAATCTTTGACAGTCTCGACGTTGCGCGCACCCCGGAAGCTGCGGCGCGGATACagcacgtcgacgcccttgAACTCGCTCTCCGCGCTCAGCGCGCCGCTGCGGTACaccgtgtcgtcgtcgtcgtcgtcgtcactgtcgtcctcctcctcatcctcagcctcgctttcctcctcatcctcagacgacgagtcgagctccatctcgtcatcgccgATTTGTTCCCTGGCCCAGTCTAGTTGCGcgaggatgtcgtcgaggttgcGATCCGGCTCACTcccatcgccgtcgcgtGCAAACTCGGCCAGATCGATGACTTCGTCAGGCCCTCCTTCTGCACGTCAGCTCCTGCCGGGAAAGTGAACTCACCCCACTCGGTGCCGAGCGGCCGGCGCTCGCGTGGTCTAGGGCTAGTGGAGCTCGACTCAGGATCGTGGGGGGGAGAACTTGGTGGGCTGCGGAGAAATCGCGTAGCGCGTGCTACCCGCGcctcctctggctcggTGCTGTCCGTGCGTTGCCTCGACGCACTGCCAGGACGCGACTCAGGTCGAGACACGGAAGATATCCGACGCTTTGGTACTGAGCCACCTGGTCTTCCGGAGACTGGCCTAACTACAGTCTTGTCGCCTTCCTCATGCGCGTtgccttctccttgcccgtcctcctcgtttcctcttccttcccgATTCCTCTCCGCCCGGCGCGTGTTGGActcggggttgggcggcACAATGCTGCTGTGGTGCACACGCGCGCTCGATTCTGCCGGCGAGTCGTTGAGTGAGAAGAGGGATGTCGAGTGGCGGGGAAATGAGCAAATcacctggtgtcagctaacAGAGACTGCGTCAGCTCACCTCGCCGGCAATGTCTGCGCTCATCTTGACACATGTAATGTGCCGCTCACGGTACACGGCGTTTCTGCGCTCGACGctctcccactcggccTGAGGCAGGGCGAGCCGGCGCACACACGTTACCTGTTCTGCTCTCCGCGTATGCTTGCCCCAGCTGGGTGTCTGGTGCTCTGGTTTCCGCCGGTCGCATATGTACGCGCAGTCTGTCTGCCCTGCCACTGCAAACAGATGGGGTGTGAGAGGCGACACACTGAGAGAATATAGCTCAACGTGTGGTGGAGCTTGGAaaagcggcggcgggcatTCGTCTCGGCACGTGTGTGGCCGGCGAAGGTCGTGCTGCCGCACAGTCCCGTCCTcggagacggagaggaagaggaacgGACTTGCCTCGGTCGCGATCCGCTTCGTCCTGTTCTTGTGACACCGGAGTACACGTACGCCGGGCCCTTCGGCACCCCATAGCGCTCCGCGAGTGCGACGCATCGAGgccatccccatcccttCCGCCGGCTGGAGGCGTTCGACCTCGAACACCCGAatgtcgccatcgccagcGCAAGAGACGATGGTAGGTGTGCCAGAGTTTGGGAGGAAGcgggaggagaagatgtTGGCGCGATGGCCCGTGATGATGGTTCCATTGAGCTTGAGAGGATGCGGCGAGAGCTGCGCTGCGGGTGCATCTGACCGTGTGTCGGGTGTCCAGATGCAGATCCTGGAGTGAGTCCAGAAATCTCGCGACGGGGGAAACGGGTAATCTGCATGCCGAGGTGCGACCCAGGCAAGCTGAAGCAGGACTCACCGCTTATCATCCGAACCTGAGAGGAGCGTGGTGCCGTCGTCGGACCAGCTCAATGCATTAACGCATCTAGAGTCAGTGATGACACTTCCTCCATCAGGCTCACCCATTATGCCCGtctccatcctcgccaagctcctgTACGCGGTCGAAGTGGGTCCACGCGTCCGCGAACACCCCACGGCGGCGGGTGGGGGGCCGCGCCGTCAGGCTGCGCGGGAGGGGTTGAAgagagtgggagtggcGGCGGGACATGGAAGAGAAGAGGCAGGATAGGGGTTGATGAGGAGTCAGACGGGTAGATGAtggggggtgggaggaCCTCGGAAGTGGGTCACCCCAAGTTGCGCTTGCGAGAGGTCGGGACCGATGAGAGGTAGTTGTTTGAGTTCGGTATCAAGTTAGTGAGCAATACGCGATGCGGGTGAAGATTAAGAtgaagatggagatggagatggagatgggaggagtggggtTGACGCAGCT contains the following coding sequences:
- a CDS encoding uncharacterized protein (WD domain, G-beta repeat), with protein sequence MSRRHSHSLQPLPRSLTARPPTRRRGVFADAWTHFDRVQELGEDGDGHNGCVNALSWSDDGTTLLSGSDDKRICIWTPDTRSDAPAAQLSPHPLKLNGTIITGHRANIFSSRFLPNSGTPTIVSCAGDGDIRVFEVERLQPAEGMGMASMRRTRGALWGAEGPGVRVLRCHKNRTKRIATEASPFLFLSVSEDGTVRQHDLRRPHTCRDECPPPLFQAPPHVELYSLSVSPLTPHLFAVAGQTDCAYICDRRKPEHQTPSWGKHTRRAEQVTCVRRLALPQAEWESVERRNAVYRERHITCVKMSADIAGEVICSFPRHSTSLFSLNDSPAESSARVHHSSIVPPNPESNTRRAERNREGRGNEEDGQGEGNAHEEGDKTVVRPVSGRPGGSVPKRRISSVSRPESRPGSASRQRTDSTEPEEARVARATRFLRSPPSSPPHDPESSSTSPRPRERRPLGTEWEGGPDEVIDLAEFARDGDGSEPDRNLDDILAQLDWAREQIGDDEMELDSSSEDEEESEAEDEEEDDSDDDDDDDTVYRSGALSAESEFKGVDVLYPRRSFRGARNVETVKDCNFLGDASDKIASGSDDGNWFVWDKETGRLDGIWRGDSDIVNVMEQHPTLPVVAVSGIDNTVKVFAPVTRHPDPSFNLTSQANQIIERNLSRSAPRPTSMFADVSAIQLLANLLRHHEPAAEGRRDAVLDLFRSIGIVRIVGDEDGDGDDEDGAVVGPQRDSDDEGDDE